In one Achromobacter spanius genomic region, the following are encoded:
- a CDS encoding beta strand repeat-containing protein, translating into MRTPSAVRKLKLSPGYLALAAVTCMPLVATPSFAESLLVGNGGNGGVTSAGASAGGSGGGGGIGGGGGGGGNAVGGGAGGGVERGGDGLSSPDSSGGSSGGAGGASSTVGGQSGVGGGGGAGGPAAPAAGGGSGGGALGAGGGLGNGGAGGDGGNIVGTDGTSAGGTAGQGAQAVGSGTISISTSYDYVGIGGGGGGASFDGEAGGDGVAGSLGVSNATLTVNHSLLVGGAGGGSSATGVGGSGGSGALTLTNATLSVADTLLIGGSGGGASGSQAGGQGGSGTVTVEGNSTLSFGNGARLVVGGGTGGGAGVLNLGPGTANFAGGGAFIINANGTLNIGSDTANATIGGAITNLTTLVNNGTINFNQAGAYQLASDITGSGSLVVNGIGGVTLTGANTYTGGTTVSGGPLYIGAGGATGSISGDIVNNWSVTFSRSGTVEYADDMSGTGSLVKLGTGLLRLTGATTTAGQILASNGSMEVTGPLARLGSATSDVYIGSAGEAEITVSNGAQMTSHDVWVGSASGGTAIVTGADSTWSANYFAVGGGANATNELHVLDGARLSTARSFVGAYTDGSALISGANSVWSSDTALVIGNQAGTTGTVVVQNGATVSVAQIELGDGSGILQVNGSDADGRGVLRTGPVVRKAGSTTGTIDFNGGVLRAATSEANLLQGFSAGDITLGAGGMFLDSNGFDVGISAVLDGSGRLSKTGVGTLTLSGANTYTGGTAVQAGTLVAGASQVFGGGAMNVSAGATLNLNGYGQSLGALSGAGTVQLGSATLTLGADNTSTTYSGTLNGSGGLLKQGTGAFTLSGTSTYTGATQIDAGSLVVNGSIASSAVTVGNGARLGGSGTVGATTVTAGGVIAPGNSLGSLRVAGNFTLAAGATLDYELGAPGNDASAPGASDHLQVDGDVQLDGTLALSDPDSTAGLGYYRLISYGGQLTGSGLQMGAMPASLSAYDVRLVSEVAGHLDLRVGVTGSNLLQTWTGGNGTWDATATNWVNDGGTVPEAWAGNHAVFLTTGGGTVSVQGTQSFAGLQFVADGYRLNGTGALETRAGGSELRVLGGATAVIDTVISGAGGIDKTQGGTLVLNGANTYAGGTTVSAGVLAVSDDANLGAAGTGVTLNGGTLRIADAAYTGTGRGLTLDAAGGALDLTNAFTLQGAVSGGGALNKIGAGMLTLASDSSAYTGTATVSAGGLTLAENARLGGTLQVASGAMLAGAGTLGSATILAGGVHAPGGDGIGTQTFSGDYVNHGTLRINATPTTHDSVVVAGGVDITGATLDLRLSPADASAWNADTGPYTLIAKQSAGAVAGGFAAVNNPLLFLDASVNTAGDDGNDVTLTLARNDRSLASAAQTPNQRAVAAAIDSLPQSHEVWRSVMLSSDASQLLQALNQLSGDTHAGVASGLMSAAPFTTQAGLARLRTNLSAPMLSGGFSAQAGMSDAPPSAAMLPRSGASPLWAQVIGDRQRLRGDGNAPGADQSSTGVVVGGRRWRRAGVARRRRLRLYGCPLES; encoded by the coding sequence ATGCGTACCCCCTCTGCCGTCCGCAAGCTGAAACTTAGCCCCGGCTATCTGGCGCTTGCTGCCGTCACTTGCATGCCGCTTGTTGCCACCCCGTCATTTGCGGAGAGCCTGCTTGTGGGCAATGGCGGCAATGGCGGCGTGACGTCGGCGGGTGCGTCGGCGGGCGGTAGCGGCGGCGGCGGGGGTATTGGCGGGGGCGGCGGTGGCGGCGGGAATGCCGTTGGTGGTGGCGCGGGAGGCGGAGTGGAGCGCGGAGGCGATGGACTCTCCAGCCCTGACTCGTCCGGAGGCAGCAGCGGCGGCGCCGGTGGCGCGTCGAGCACCGTGGGCGGACAGAGCGGCGTGGGCGGTGGTGGCGGCGCGGGCGGTCCAGCGGCACCCGCGGCCGGTGGAGGCAGTGGCGGTGGCGCGCTGGGTGCTGGCGGCGGCCTGGGCAACGGCGGTGCCGGCGGCGACGGCGGCAACATTGTCGGAACTGACGGAACGTCTGCCGGGGGTACCGCAGGCCAGGGCGCCCAGGCGGTTGGCTCGGGAACCATCAGCATCTCGACAAGCTACGACTACGTCGGCATTGGTGGCGGTGGCGGTGGCGCCAGCTTCGACGGTGAGGCCGGCGGTGATGGCGTGGCAGGCAGCCTGGGCGTCAGCAATGCGACCTTGACGGTAAACCATTCACTGCTGGTGGGCGGGGCGGGCGGAGGCAGCAGCGCGACGGGCGTCGGTGGCAGTGGCGGATCCGGCGCACTGACGTTGACGAACGCCACGCTTTCCGTGGCTGACACGCTTCTGATCGGCGGGTCGGGCGGGGGCGCGAGCGGTTCGCAGGCAGGTGGCCAAGGCGGCAGCGGCACGGTGACCGTGGAGGGCAATTCCACCCTGTCGTTCGGCAACGGGGCGCGGCTGGTGGTCGGCGGGGGAACGGGCGGCGGAGCCGGCGTGTTGAACCTGGGGCCGGGCACGGCAAACTTCGCGGGCGGCGGGGCGTTCATCATCAACGCCAACGGCACGCTTAACATCGGAAGCGACACGGCCAACGCCACGATCGGCGGCGCGATCACCAACCTGACCACACTGGTCAATAACGGAACCATCAATTTCAACCAGGCCGGGGCCTACCAACTGGCCTCGGACATCACAGGCTCTGGTTCCCTGGTGGTCAACGGCATCGGTGGTGTGACGCTTACCGGCGCCAACACGTATACGGGCGGAACGACCGTATCCGGGGGCCCCTTGTACATTGGCGCGGGCGGCGCCACGGGCTCTATCAGCGGCGATATCGTCAACAACTGGTCGGTCACCTTCAGCAGAAGCGGCACGGTCGAGTATGCGGACGACATGAGCGGCACCGGTTCGCTGGTCAAGTTGGGCACAGGCCTGCTGCGGCTGACGGGGGCGACCACCACGGCAGGACAGATCTTGGCCAGCAACGGTTCCATGGAAGTGACGGGCCCGTTAGCGCGCTTGGGCAGTGCGACGTCGGACGTGTACATCGGCTCGGCCGGCGAGGCGGAAATTACCGTAAGCAACGGCGCACAAATGACGTCCCATGATGTGTGGGTCGGCTCTGCTTCCGGCGGTACCGCAATCGTGACGGGCGCGGATTCGACGTGGTCGGCCAACTACTTCGCGGTCGGTGGGGGCGCTAACGCGACCAACGAGTTGCATGTGCTGGACGGCGCCAGGTTGTCCACCGCGCGCAGCTTTGTCGGCGCCTACACGGATGGGTCCGCCCTGATCTCCGGCGCGAACTCGGTGTGGTCGAGCGATACCGCGCTGGTGATCGGCAATCAAGCAGGCACGACCGGCACGGTGGTCGTGCAGAACGGAGCCACGGTGAGCGTCGCGCAGATCGAGCTCGGCGACGGCAGCGGGATCTTGCAGGTCAATGGCTCTGACGCTGACGGACGGGGCGTTCTGCGGACAGGGCCCGTTGTCAGGAAGGCCGGCAGCACGACAGGCACGATCGACTTCAATGGCGGCGTGCTGCGCGCGGCCACCTCGGAAGCGAACCTCTTGCAGGGCTTCAGCGCGGGCGACATCACGTTGGGCGCGGGCGGCATGTTCCTGGATTCCAACGGCTTCGACGTGGGTATCTCCGCCGTGCTGGACGGCAGCGGCCGGCTGAGCAAAACCGGCGTGGGCACACTGACGCTGTCCGGGGCCAACACGTATACGGGCGGCACCGCCGTGCAGGCGGGCACCTTGGTGGCGGGCGCGTCGCAGGTTTTCGGCGGTGGCGCCATGAACGTCAGCGCCGGCGCCACGCTGAATCTCAACGGCTATGGGCAGTCGCTTGGCGCGCTGTCAGGTGCGGGCACTGTGCAACTGGGCAGCGCCACGCTGACGCTGGGCGCCGACAACACCAGCACCACGTACTCGGGCACGCTCAACGGGTCTGGCGGATTGCTCAAGCAGGGCACCGGCGCGTTTACTTTGTCGGGCACCAGCACGTATACCGGCGCCACCCAGATCGACGCCGGTTCGTTGGTGGTGAACGGTTCCATCGCCAGCTCAGCCGTCACCGTCGGCAACGGCGCGCGGTTGGGCGGCAGCGGCACCGTGGGCGCCACTACCGTGACCGCGGGCGGCGTCATCGCGCCGGGTAATTCGCTGGGCAGCTTGCGGGTGGCGGGCAACTTTACGCTTGCCGCCGGCGCAACGCTGGACTACGAGCTGGGCGCGCCGGGGAACGATGCCTCGGCGCCAGGCGCCAGCGACCATCTGCAGGTTGATGGCGACGTGCAACTGGACGGCACCCTGGCGCTGAGCGACCCCGACAGCACCGCGGGGTTGGGTTATTACCGCTTGATCAGTTATGGCGGCCAACTCACCGGCAGCGGCCTGCAAATGGGCGCCATGCCGGCCTCGCTGTCCGCGTACGACGTGCGCCTGGTGTCTGAAGTGGCTGGCCACCTGGACCTGCGAGTCGGCGTCACGGGCAGCAATCTCCTGCAGACCTGGACGGGAGGCAATGGCACCTGGGACGCCACGGCCACCAATTGGGTGAACGACGGCGGCACCGTGCCCGAAGCGTGGGCAGGCAATCACGCCGTCTTCCTGACGACGGGCGGCGGCACGGTAAGCGTGCAAGGAACGCAATCGTTCGCAGGCCTGCAGTTCGTGGCCGACGGCTACCGCCTGAACGGCACCGGCGCTTTGGAAACGCGCGCGGGTGGCAGCGAACTCCGGGTCCTGGGCGGCGCGACCGCCGTGATCGATACGGTGATATCCGGCGCGGGCGGCATCGACAAGACTCAAGGCGGCACGCTGGTTCTCAACGGCGCAAACACCTACGCTGGCGGCACCACCGTTTCCGCGGGCGTGCTGGCGGTGTCCGACGACGCCAACCTGGGCGCAGCCGGCACCGGCGTGACGCTCAACGGCGGCACGCTGCGCATTGCCGATGCCGCCTATACAGGCACCGGGCGCGGCCTGACGCTGGACGCCGCGGGCGGCGCGCTTGACCTGACGAATGCTTTCACCCTGCAAGGCGCCGTGTCCGGCGGGGGCGCGCTCAACAAAATCGGGGCGGGCATGTTGACGCTGGCTTCGGATAGCAGCGCCTATACCGGCACGGCCACCGTGTCGGCAGGAGGGCTGACGCTGGCCGAGAACGCCCGCCTGGGCGGCACCCTGCAGGTCGCGTCGGGCGCCATGCTGGCGGGCGCCGGCACCCTGGGGTCGGCCACTATCTTGGCGGGCGGCGTGCACGCGCCGGGCGGCGACGGCATCGGCACACAGACTTTTTCCGGCGACTACGTCAACCACGGCACGCTGCGCATCAACGCCACCCCCACCACGCACGACAGCGTGGTGGTGGCGGGCGGAGTCGACATCACGGGTGCCACCCTGGACCTGCGCCTGTCGCCCGCGGACGCGTCGGCCTGGAACGCCGACACCGGCCCCTACACCTTGATTGCCAAGCAGAGCGCCGGCGCGGTCGCGGGCGGGTTCGCCGCGGTGAACAATCCCCTGCTGTTCCTGGATGCCTCGGTCAATACGGCGGGCGATGACGGCAACGACGTGACCCTGACGCTGGCGCGTAACGACCGCAGCCTGGCAAGCGCCGCGCAAACGCCCAACCAGCGCGCCGTGGCGGCGGCCATCGACAGCCTGCCGCAAAGCCATGAGGTCTGGCGCAGCGTCATGCTGAGCAGCGATGCCAGCCAGTTGCTGCAAGCCCTGAACCAATTGTCCGGCGATACGCACGCTGGCGTGGCGTCTGGTTTGATGAGCGCCGCGCCGTTCACCACGCAGGCCGGATTGGCCCGCTTGCGCACCAACCTGTCGGCGCCGATGCTGTCGGGCGGGTTCAGCGCGCAGGCTGGCATGTCGGACGCGCCACCGTCAGCCGCGATGCTGCCTCGGTCCGGCGCCTCGCCGCTGTGGGCGCAGGTAATCGGAGACCGTCAACGCCTGCGCGGCGACGGTAACGCGCCGGGCGCGGATCAAAGCAGCACCGGCGTCGTGGTGGGGGGGCGACGTTGGCGTAGGGCAGGGGTGGCGCGTCGGCGGCGCCTTCGGCTATACGGATGCCCGCTTGAGTCCTGA
- a CDS encoding autotransporter outer membrane beta-barrel domain-containing protein gives MKAAPASWWGGDVGVGQGWRVGGAFGYTDARLSPDQRSATAKTQSYTATIYGGKSFATGAGAVNVLAGAAYSWHDIDTRRQIRYGSLDQTLKANYSGNTTQLFAEAGYSLAVAPTVTLEPFVGLSWSQLRVRGFSESGGSAALSGRAQTQDSTSTLAGLRGQWSPAQSAIVLRGMLGWRHAYGSLQPTQTLAFDQGASFSVAGAPIARDAARIELGADLVAVRNMTAGLSYGGEFGGGNRQHTGSVDVRWKF, from the coding sequence ATCAAAGCAGCACCGGCGTCGTGGTGGGGGGGCGACGTTGGCGTAGGGCAGGGGTGGCGCGTCGGCGGCGCCTTCGGCTATACGGATGCCCGCTTGAGTCCTGACCAGCGCTCGGCCACCGCCAAGACGCAGAGCTACACCGCAACGATCTACGGCGGCAAGTCCTTTGCCACGGGCGCGGGCGCCGTGAACGTTCTGGCGGGCGCGGCCTACAGCTGGCACGACATCGACACGCGCCGCCAGATTCGCTACGGCAGCCTGGACCAGACGCTGAAAGCGAACTACAGCGGCAACACCACGCAGTTATTCGCCGAAGCGGGATATTCCCTGGCGGTGGCGCCCACCGTCACGCTAGAGCCCTTTGTCGGCCTGTCGTGGAGCCAATTGCGCGTGCGTGGCTTCTCTGAATCGGGCGGATCCGCGGCCCTGTCCGGCCGCGCCCAGACGCAGGACAGCACCAGCACGCTGGCGGGGCTGCGCGGCCAATGGTCGCCCGCGCAATCCGCCATCGTGCTGCGCGGCATGCTGGGCTGGCGCCACGCCTATGGCAGCCTGCAGCCGACGCAGACGCTGGCTTTCGACCAGGGGGCTTCGTTTTCCGTGGCGGGCGCGCCCATCGCGCGGGACGCGGCCCGCATTGAACTGGGCGCCGACCTTGTCGCGGTGCGCAACATGACGGCGGGCCTGAGCTACGGCGGGGAATTCGGAGGTGGCAACCGTCAACACACGGGGTCGGTGGACGTGCGCTGGAAGTTCTGA
- a CDS encoding GNAT family N-acetyltransferase encodes MPITYRSAIADDAAACITLRTQTRENAVTEAELAAAGITRETWAAGIDAGLYPGVVAMDGDVLAGYCFAHRDTGEIVVLALLPDYEGLGVGKTLLGMVVEALRTRGFARAFLGCATDPAVRSYGFYRHLGWRSTGTFNDAGDEVLEYLF; translated from the coding sequence ATGCCCATCACCTACCGATCCGCCATTGCCGACGACGCCGCCGCGTGCATCACGCTGCGCACCCAAACCCGCGAAAACGCGGTCACCGAAGCGGAACTTGCCGCCGCCGGTATCACGCGCGAAACCTGGGCGGCGGGTATCGACGCCGGTCTATACCCCGGCGTGGTCGCGATGGACGGCGACGTGCTGGCGGGCTATTGCTTCGCGCACCGTGATACCGGCGAGATCGTCGTGCTGGCCTTGCTGCCTGACTATGAAGGCCTGGGAGTGGGCAAGACGCTCTTGGGCATGGTGGTCGAGGCGCTACGCACGCGCGGATTCGCGCGTGCGTTCCTGGGTTGCGCCACGGATCCGGCGGTGCGGTCCTATGGGTTTTATCGGCACCTGGGATGGCGGTCCACAGGCACCTTCAATGACGCGGGCGACGAGGTGCTGGAGTATTTGTTTTGA
- a CDS encoding DUF7424 family protein, with product MKKTTKLAMLVLTAALLAGCKTTVETEVKVSDLLDATSKQIAGNLLVEVPACQSHEDSRQPSKILVDVQQAVPGIFSDAKYAECFRKGFDSYARFSMPIVLTKGSDGKLASQSHINLVSNERQLLSVSVPESIRAKIDSTQKKSPVGKLDLKFEIKVKNDTGEALPFAAIAVFVDKQPVVYGVLTVKPGQSFVVALSDVSAKSAVQFGNAVVLAHAQQ from the coding sequence ATGAAGAAGACAACGAAGCTGGCAATGTTGGTGCTTACCGCGGCATTGCTCGCGGGTTGCAAGACAACGGTCGAGACCGAGGTCAAGGTTTCGGATTTGCTTGATGCAACTTCCAAGCAGATCGCCGGCAATCTCCTGGTCGAAGTGCCGGCTTGCCAAAGTCATGAAGATTCCCGTCAGCCGTCGAAAATCCTGGTGGACGTGCAGCAAGCCGTACCGGGTATTTTTTCAGACGCGAAGTACGCGGAGTGCTTCCGCAAAGGCTTCGATTCCTATGCGCGGTTCTCCATGCCGATCGTTCTGACGAAGGGCAGTGACGGCAAGCTGGCTTCGCAATCGCACATCAACTTGGTGTCGAATGAACGCCAACTGCTGTCCGTCAGCGTGCCGGAGTCGATCAGGGCAAAGATCGACAGCACCCAAAAGAAGTCGCCCGTGGGCAAGCTAGATCTCAAATTCGAAATCAAGGTAAAGAACGACACAGGCGAGGCGCTCCCGTTTGCTGCGATCGCCGTGTTCGTCGACAAACAACCTGTCGTCTATGGCGTTTTGACGGTCAAGCCAGGACAGTCATTTGTTGTGGCGCTCTCTGACGTGTCCGCCAAGAGCGCAGTCCAATTCGGCAATGCGGTGGTTCTGGCGCACGCCCAGCAGTAG
- a CDS encoding GntR family transcriptional regulator, with translation MGTTLPLPKYHQIYLVLREQLQEGRFDQDGLPGEHALAGQFDVARITIRKAMEMLVADGLVSRRPGLGTWPLRAASNAQAAPAANASQKAHLTGLLENIVNMGLRTSVQVLDSALVSAPPTVAESLGIPVGTPVHKSLRVRSTEAGPLSHITTYVPQAVADFTREDLEREPLLMLLEAAGVEFGGATQTISARLADAQVARHLDVSVGSALLAVTRVVRDVNDRPVQLLQGLYRPDRYQYQLQLSRVGSIDAKVWVSEELSAQFH, from the coding sequence ATGGGAACCACACTGCCTCTGCCGAAATACCACCAGATCTACCTTGTGCTGCGCGAGCAGTTGCAAGAGGGCCGTTTCGACCAGGACGGCTTGCCGGGCGAGCACGCGCTGGCCGGGCAGTTCGACGTGGCCCGCATCACCATCCGCAAGGCCATGGAAATGCTGGTGGCCGATGGTCTGGTGTCGCGGCGTCCTGGCTTGGGGACCTGGCCTTTGCGGGCGGCGTCCAACGCGCAAGCCGCGCCCGCCGCCAACGCGTCGCAGAAGGCGCACCTGACCGGGCTGCTTGAGAACATCGTCAACATGGGCCTGCGCACCTCTGTGCAGGTGTTGGACAGCGCGCTGGTGTCCGCACCGCCCACGGTGGCCGAATCGCTGGGCATTCCGGTGGGCACGCCGGTCCACAAGAGCCTGCGCGTGCGCAGCACCGAGGCCGGGCCGCTGTCGCACATCACCACGTATGTACCGCAGGCCGTGGCCGACTTCACGCGTGAAGACCTGGAACGCGAACCCTTGCTGATGCTGCTGGAAGCGGCCGGCGTGGAGTTTGGCGGCGCCACGCAAACCATTTCGGCGCGCCTGGCCGATGCGCAGGTGGCGCGCCATCTGGATGTGTCGGTGGGGTCGGCGCTGCTGGCCGTGACCCGCGTCGTGCGCGACGTGAACGACCGCCCCGTGCAGCTCTTGCAGGGCCTGTATCGGCCCGACCGCTACCAATACCAATTGCAGTTGTCGCGCGTCGGCAGCATCGACGCCAAAGTCTGGGTCAGCGAAGAGCTGTCGGCCCAATTTCATTGA
- a CDS encoding ABC transporter substrate-binding protein has product MNSRRTFLYRSAAATALLSAPWVARAQGATPVKVGVLHPVTGALAYSGQQCRLGALLAIEDINKAGGIKSLGGAPLSAVLGDAQSRPEAGSAEVEKMNEAGVSAIVGAYASAICLATTQTAAKYNLPHVVDVGVADQIVERGLKNTFRFGPGYRACSERAIADLVALNDAAGKPAKTVMIVHEESLFGTGTAALLSKALPQHGFEVKEVVKHPNPTRDFNNIVLRMRSVNPDIVIPANYYNEYALLLRAMKQQKVQPKAIFSVLGGAASSYKFLKEFPDIANGIIDCNHWFNPKDARVAPLKARVEEKGAYFSYEVFMTYVAVQLLADSIERAKSADRAAITDALASSTFHDNLMPYGPTKFVNGQNTGAQPLLTQVIGGDIKVIIPAEYRQADAIFPLKA; this is encoded by the coding sequence ATGAATTCGCGCCGCACTTTTCTGTATCGATCCGCCGCCGCCACGGCGCTGCTATCCGCGCCCTGGGTGGCGCGCGCGCAAGGCGCCACGCCTGTGAAGGTGGGTGTGCTGCACCCGGTGACGGGCGCTTTGGCGTATTCGGGCCAGCAATGCCGGCTGGGCGCGTTGCTGGCCATTGAAGACATCAACAAGGCGGGCGGCATCAAGTCCTTGGGCGGCGCGCCCTTGTCCGCCGTGTTGGGCGACGCGCAGTCGCGCCCCGAAGCGGGCTCGGCCGAAGTGGAAAAGATGAACGAGGCGGGCGTGTCGGCCATTGTCGGCGCGTATGCGTCCGCCATCTGCCTGGCCACCACGCAGACCGCGGCCAAGTACAACCTGCCGCATGTGGTGGACGTGGGCGTGGCCGACCAGATTGTGGAGCGCGGCCTGAAGAACACCTTCCGTTTCGGCCCGGGGTATCGCGCCTGTAGCGAACGCGCCATTGCCGACCTGGTGGCCTTGAACGATGCCGCTGGCAAGCCGGCCAAGACCGTGATGATCGTGCACGAGGAGTCCCTGTTCGGCACCGGCACGGCGGCGTTGTTGTCCAAGGCGCTGCCGCAGCATGGCTTCGAGGTGAAAGAAGTGGTGAAGCACCCGAACCCCACGCGCGATTTCAACAACATCGTGCTGCGCATGCGGTCCGTGAACCCGGACATCGTCATCCCGGCCAACTACTACAACGAATATGCGCTGCTGCTGCGCGCCATGAAGCAGCAGAAGGTGCAGCCCAAGGCAATTTTTTCGGTGCTGGGAGGCGCGGCGTCCAGCTACAAGTTCCTGAAGGAATTTCCGGACATCGCCAACGGCATCATCGACTGCAACCACTGGTTCAACCCCAAGGATGCGCGCGTGGCGCCTTTGAAGGCCCGCGTGGAAGAGAAGGGCGCGTACTTCAGCTACGAGGTCTTCATGACCTACGTGGCCGTGCAGTTGCTGGCCGACTCCATCGAACGCGCCAAGTCGGCTGACCGCGCCGCCATCACCGACGCGCTGGCGTCCAGCACCTTCCACGACAACCTCATGCCCTATGGCCCCACCAAGTTCGTCAACGGCCAGAACACGGGCGCGCAACCGCTCCTGACGCAAGTCATCGGTGGCGACATCAAGGTGATCATCCCGGCCGAATATCGCCAGGCCGACGCCATTTTTCCGTTGAAGGCCTGA
- a CDS encoding branched-chain amino acid ABC transporter permease, whose product MLDPAILFSSVLNGLTTGAVYALIALGLTLIYGVLHIINFAHGAALMVALYAVYLLKDRLGIDPYAALPLVVAGMFALGYALQRVVINRASHGKDENILLVTLGLAIVLENLALVWFKSDTRSIDTAYTLSTVEIGPAMIALPKVIAFFGALAVAAVLFWIIRSTDLGRAIRAVAREKQGAKLMGIDVEKVYALSFGIGMACLGAAACFLLPAYYVNPQVGSGFVLVAFTIVVLGGMGSFVGALVGGLLIGVVESIGGLFLGDSLGQMGIFAIFIAVLLFRPQGLFGARG is encoded by the coding sequence ATGCTGGATCCCGCCATCCTCTTTTCATCGGTGCTGAACGGCCTGACGACCGGCGCGGTGTACGCGCTGATCGCCCTGGGGCTGACCCTGATCTACGGGGTGCTGCACATCATCAACTTTGCCCACGGCGCCGCGCTGATGGTGGCGCTGTACGCCGTCTACCTGCTGAAAGACCGGCTGGGCATCGACCCTTATGCGGCGTTGCCCCTGGTGGTGGCGGGCATGTTCGCGCTGGGCTATGCGCTGCAGCGCGTTGTGATCAACCGCGCCAGCCATGGCAAGGACGAGAACATCCTGCTGGTGACGCTGGGCCTGGCCATCGTGCTGGAAAACCTGGCGCTGGTGTGGTTCAAGTCGGACACGCGCAGCATCGACACGGCCTACACGCTAAGCACGGTTGAGATCGGCCCCGCCATGATCGCGCTGCCCAAGGTCATTGCCTTCTTTGGCGCGCTGGCGGTGGCGGCGGTGCTGTTCTGGATTATCCGCAGCACCGACCTGGGCCGCGCCATACGCGCGGTGGCGCGCGAAAAGCAGGGCGCCAAGCTGATGGGCATTGATGTTGAAAAGGTCTATGCGCTGTCGTTCGGTATCGGCATGGCCTGCCTGGGCGCGGCGGCTTGCTTCCTCTTGCCCGCCTACTACGTCAACCCACAAGTGGGCAGCGGCTTTGTGCTGGTGGCCTTCACCATCGTGGTGCTGGGCGGCATGGGCAGCTTTGTGGGGGCCTTGGTGGGCGGCTTGCTGATCGGCGTGGTGGAGTCCATCGGCGGCCTGTTCCTGGGCGACTCGCTGGGTCAGATGGGCATTTTTGCGATCTTCATCGCGGTGCTGCTGTTTCGCCCGCAGGGGCTGTTCGGGGCGAGGGGCTGA